A window from Schistosoma haematobium chromosome 1, whole genome shotgun sequence encodes these proteins:
- the GLRA2_1 gene encoding Glycine receptor subunit alpha-2 (EggNog:ENOG410V71Z~COG:T~SECRETED:SignalP(1-23)), translated as MIMLQNPLIFTFLNQILFSFISAQHSPNSLINEECNLNKNMTLGNNSLETEIQHLLSTYVRTERPRNLQMIKTNNNSQKSMNYIPYNGPLIVEVNTFIHSFSSVSVVNMDFTVDFMLRQRWLDTRLKLSSGYNFTQLPISYAKNQIWIPDLFFRNAKHGFLHDMTTPNYLIWLDSNGLITFSQKISMKLSCHMTLHSFPFDSQHCTINIGSYGYSKSDLEFRWWNTDGYDQFGLIPAANQSRSMAVQIRSGLEINEFDLLSYDTSYCKMEYSTTGRFSCIEAVFHLKRRFGFYLIYAYLPSLLLVVIAWLSFFVDYEAVPARISIGLLCVLALITQSAAILTQVPRVSYIKGIDIWLFVCLAFVVSSLLEFAIANSLARRRSKSGSLNSIKHISNDCIVLTTSDELLDFLQKYINKVKNNDDQSDEKTLRSNKDLCKTHKNISSTSTPTKSIIRNFDPLSNKQKKIIFCDGSHQVIKCKHLDKSFLLDRIWSIIYPIVFAIFNGIYWIYFLKYQ; from the coding sequence ATGATTATGCTCCAAAATCCGTTaatatttacttttttaaatcaaattttgttttcttttatctcTGCTCAACATTCACCGAATAGTTTAATAAATGAAGAATGTAACTTGAACAAAAATATGACATTGGGAAATAATAGTTTAGAGACAGAAATACAACACTTATTATCCACTTATGTTCGTACTGAACGACCTAGAAATTTACAaatgattaaaacaaacaataattcaCAAAAGTCAATGAATTATATCCCATACAATGGACCATTAATTGTAGAAGTTAATACATTTATACATAGTTTCAGTTCAGTTAGTGTAGTTAATATGGATTTTACAGTTGATTTTATGTTGCGTCAGCGATGGTTAGATACAAGACTGAAATTGTCTTCTGGCTATAACTTTACTCAGTTGCCAATTTCCTATGCCAAAAATCAAATTTGGATCCCGGATTTATTTTTTCGTAATGCTAAACATGGATTTTTACATGACATGACTACACCAAACTATTTAATTTGGCTTGATTCGAATGGTTTGATCACATTCAGTCAGAAAATATCCATGAAATTATCATGTCATATGACTTTGCACTCATTTCCGTTTGATTCACAACACTGTACAATAAATATCGGTAGTTATGGATATTCAAAAAGTGATTTAGAATTTCGTTGGTGGAATACAGATGGATATGATCAGTTTGGTCTAATACCTGCAGCAAATCAATCAAGATCTATGGCTGTACAAATACGGTCTGgattagaaataaatgaatttgacTTATTATCTTATGATACAAGCTATTGCAAAATGGAATACTCTACTACTGGTCGATTTTCTTGTATAGAAGCTGTATTTCATTTAAAGAGACGTTTTGGTTTTTATCTTATTTATGCTTATCTACCTTCTCTTCTTTTGGTGGTAATTGCATGGTTATCATTTTTTGTAGATTATGAAGCTGTACCAGCTCGTATTTCCATTGGACTTTTGTGTGTTTTAGCTTTAATCACACAAAGTGCAGCTATACTAACTCAAGTACCACGAGTTTCATACATTAAAGGAATTGATATTTGGTTATTTGTATGTTTAGCGTTTGTTGTTAGCTCATTACTTGAATTTGCTATTGCAAATTCATTAGCTAGACGAAGATCAAAGTCAGGCAGCTTAAATTCAATAAAACATATCAGTAACGATTGTATAGTTTTAACAACATCTGATGAACTGTTAGACTTTCTgcaaaaatatattaataaagtaaaaaataatgatGACCAATCTGATGAAAAAACATTAAGAAGTAATAAAGACTTATGTAAAACTCataaaaatatttcttcaaCAAGTACACCAACAAAATCAATAATTCGAAATTTTGATCCattatcaaataaacaaaagaagATTATATTCTGTGATGGTAGTCATCAagtaataaaatgtaaacatcttgataaatcatttttattagatCGTATATGGTCTATTATTTATCCTATAGTATTTGCTATATTCAATGGAATTTATTGGATATATTTtcttaaatatcaataa